Part of the Geodermatophilus obscurus DSM 43160 genome is shown below.
CGCTGGTCGACGCCGGCGCCACCCTCGCCGTCGCCACCAGCAAGCCCGAGCCCTTCGCCGTCCGGCTGCTGGCGCACGCCGGTCTGCTGCCCGCCTTCGCGTCCGTGCACGGCGCCACCTTCGACGGCACCGTCCGGCACAAGGACCAGGTCGTCGCCGCGGCGCTGGCCGCGCACCCCGACGGAGAGCGGCCGGTGCTGGTCGGCGACCGGGCGCACGACGTGCTGGGTGCGGCCGCGCACGGGCTGCCGTGCATCGGTGCCGGCTGGGGCCCTGCCCCGCCGGGCGAGCTGGCGGACGCCGGCGCTGCAGTGGTGGCGGCCACCCCGGCGGAGGTGCGGACGGCGCTGCAGCGCACGTGACGCCGGATCGCCGCCCGCGCGGACGATCCGCGTTGACAGCCTA
Proteins encoded:
- a CDS encoding HAD hydrolase-like protein, producing MEAADHSPHQGLTRRLVLFDLDGTLVDSTPGIWASVRAAAAALGLPEPTPEQLRGMVGPPLQDGFALVLGVPPDDVPRAVAAYRAHYSAGALLDAAVYPGIPGLLTALVDAGATLAVATSKPEPFAVRLLAHAGLLPAFASVHGATFDGTVRHKDQVVAAALAAHPDGERPVLVGDRAHDVLGAAAHGLPCIGAGWGPAPPGELADAGAAVVAATPAEVRTALQRT